In Bacillus sp. SB49, a single window of DNA contains:
- a CDS encoding DUF1428 family protein: MYTVLCIFRVKKEKLDDFLKTAKKSGEMLQSHGSLEHTIYFSKELTGRQGSMGILNLIELEEDEELLLGQSIFESEESYHEVMKSIGFNDIIHYLNGHIKDIVEMNRVVTSSFTTEPTTQMK, from the coding sequence ATGTACACGGTGTTATGCATTTTCCGTGTGAAGAAAGAGAAACTGGATGATTTCCTGAAGACGGCCAAGAAATCCGGAGAAATGCTGCAATCCCACGGTTCGCTTGAGCATACGATCTATTTTTCAAAAGAACTGACAGGGCGGCAGGGTTCCATGGGCATCCTCAATTTGATTGAACTGGAAGAGGATGAAGAGCTTCTCCTCGGCCAGAGCATATTTGAGAGTGAAGAAAGCTACCATGAAGTCATGAAGTCTATCGGTTTTAATGACATCATTCATTACTTGAACGGTCACATTAAAGACATTGTTGAAATGAACAGGGTCGTCACTTCCAGCTTCACCACAGAACCGACAACACAGATGAAATAA
- the mreBH gene encoding rod-share determining protein MreBH, translating to MLSNAEIGIDLGTANILIYSKSKGILLNEPSVVAYNTETKNVVAVGKEAKEMVGKTPRNIIPVRPLRDGVIADYDMTAQMLKELLKKVSKKSGISMRKPTVVICTPSGSTSVERRAIHNAVKSYGAKHVHLIEEPIAAAIGADLPVDEPIANVVVDVGGGTSEVAIISFGGVVSCKSIRTGGDVMDEEIIQYVRKAYNVLIGERTAEQVKMEIGYALIDHEEEVMEVRGRDMVTGLPKTIELKSTEIQGALKESLEQLLETIRATLEECPPELSGDIVDHGVILTGGGSLLNGMQEWLSNEISVPVHMAPSPLESVAIGTGRSIKMIQKLQKASK from the coding sequence ATGTTATCAAATGCTGAAATCGGTATCGACCTCGGTACTGCGAATATACTGATCTACTCTAAGTCAAAAGGAATCCTGCTGAATGAACCTTCCGTCGTAGCTTACAATACAGAAACAAAGAATGTGGTAGCTGTGGGGAAAGAAGCCAAAGAAATGGTAGGAAAGACCCCAAGAAATATCATCCCTGTCCGTCCATTACGCGACGGAGTGATCGCCGACTACGATATGACAGCCCAAATGTTGAAAGAACTATTGAAAAAAGTTTCCAAGAAATCCGGTATTTCCATGAGAAAACCAACGGTCGTGATTTGTACACCTTCCGGCTCTACATCTGTAGAAAGACGTGCTATACATAACGCAGTAAAAAGTTATGGAGCTAAACACGTCCATTTAATCGAAGAACCGATTGCTGCTGCAATCGGAGCCGACCTTCCTGTAGATGAACCGATCGCCAACGTTGTCGTCGATGTCGGGGGTGGAACCAGTGAAGTAGCCATCATATCATTCGGTGGTGTCGTTTCCTGCAAGTCCATCCGTACCGGTGGAGACGTAATGGATGAGGAGATCATCCAGTATGTACGCAAAGCTTATAACGTCTTAATCGGTGAACGCACAGCTGAACAGGTGAAGATGGAGATCGGCTATGCACTGATTGATCATGAAGAAGAAGTGATGGAAGTGCGCGGCCGAGATATGGTCACAGGCCTCCCTAAAACAATCGAACTTAAATCCACGGAAATTCAAGGAGCATTGAAAGAGTCCCTGGAACAGCTGCTTGAAACCATTCGGGCGACGCTTGAAGAATGCCCGCCTGAATTGAGTGGGGATATCGTCGACCATGGCGTAATTCTTACCGGCGGCGGCTCTTTGCTTAACGGCATGCAGGAATGGCTTTCCAATGAAATTTCTGTTCCTGTGCATATGGCACCAAGTCCGCTGGAATCCGTTGCGATTGGTACCGGACGATCTATCAAAATGATACAAAAACTGCAAAAAGCATCTAAATAA
- a CDS encoding YkgJ family cysteine cluster protein, with the protein MSFLKHEEIIKKCEKINQSYEVDPAFFDDIIDHLLDSEQDTETVILDGFQRLLKEVDAEIERMEEFAGMKPNCFMGCAFCCYFPIVVSKMEARMMFRSIEQFSEDRKQAIFQHWDRYYVRQEEKLNKAMKMDHEAPETKLAYKQLDLPCPMLDPETKLCMAYEVRPIPCRTYLNYSDPQVCAKNDMPKEPFSYEFLYTYYFGAVNELIQALYENGEDVFVDYPMDAWQYDYLPAWVQQYREGTWSEL; encoded by the coding sequence ATGAGTTTTCTAAAACATGAAGAAATTATCAAAAAATGTGAGAAGATCAACCAGTCCTATGAAGTGGACCCGGCATTTTTCGATGACATTATAGATCATCTGCTGGATAGTGAGCAGGATACGGAAACAGTCATATTGGACGGTTTCCAGCGTTTATTGAAAGAAGTGGATGCAGAAATAGAACGTATGGAGGAATTCGCAGGTATGAAGCCGAATTGTTTCATGGGATGTGCATTCTGCTGTTATTTTCCAATAGTCGTTTCGAAGATGGAAGCGAGGATGATGTTCCGTTCTATTGAGCAATTCTCTGAGGACAGGAAGCAGGCTATCTTCCAACATTGGGATCGGTACTATGTCCGGCAGGAAGAGAAGTTGAACAAAGCTATGAAGATGGATCATGAAGCGCCGGAAACGAAGTTAGCCTACAAACAACTGGATCTTCCTTGTCCCATGCTGGATCCGGAAACGAAGTTATGTATGGCATACGAAGTCCGACCGATTCCCTGCCGTACCTACTTAAACTACAGTGATCCGCAAGTCTGTGCGAAGAACGATATGCCGAAGGAACCTTTCAGCTATGAGTTTCTTTACACGTATTACTTCGGGGCAGTGAATGAATTGATTCAGGCGTTGTATGAGAACGGGGAGGATGTCTTCGTAGATTATCCGATGGATGCCTGGCAGTACGATTATCTCCCTGCCTGGGTCCAACAATACAGAGAGGGGACATGGAGTGAATTATAA
- a CDS encoding MOSC domain-containing protein has translation MNYKLLSLNVGRPEVYATDKGDLESAYRKKPVSDRVPLSFTNLAGDEQADKKNHGGRDKALCLYPAQHYRHWESHYGHTFSFPSFGKNLTVEGIQEAEARIGDIYQLGSAVVQVSEPRKPCYIIARTHGIDDFPARVIDSGFTGFYLRVLKEGEIAAGDMLALIEAHPEGVTVSDVNDVRYGHNESPALLERIIRLEPLAEGLKQNLRKKLL, from the coding sequence GTGAATTATAAACTGTTATCCTTGAATGTCGGCCGTCCGGAAGTATATGCCACAGATAAGGGCGACCTTGAGAGTGCCTATCGGAAGAAACCTGTGAGTGACCGGGTTCCTTTGTCCTTCACCAACCTGGCAGGAGACGAACAGGCGGATAAAAAGAACCACGGCGGCCGTGATAAGGCGCTCTGCTTATACCCTGCCCAGCACTACAGGCATTGGGAAAGTCACTACGGGCATACGTTTTCCTTTCCTTCTTTCGGAAAAAACCTGACCGTGGAGGGAATTCAGGAAGCCGAGGCTCGAATCGGCGATATATACCAATTGGGTAGTGCGGTGGTTCAAGTGTCTGAACCAAGAAAACCCTGCTATATCATCGCACGTACCCATGGTATCGATGATTTTCCTGCGCGCGTCATCGACAGCGGGTTTACCGGATTCTATCTTCGTGTCCTGAAAGAGGGGGAGATTGCTGCGGGGGATATGTTGGCATTGATCGAAGCTCATCCGGAAGGTGTAACGGTTTCGGACGTCAATGACGTCAGGTACGGGCATAACGAAAGCCCTGCCTTGCTTGAACGTATAATTCGTTTAGAACCGTTAGCGGAAGGATTAAAACAAAACCTCCGGAAGAAGCTTTTATAG
- a CDS encoding J-domain-containing protein → MDYYHIVEEKIKQALKNGEFDDLPGKGKPLPKDEFAHLPEELRNGYRILKNAHMLPEEMMLKKEMVDLEELLSAINDPSLISHYTKEWKEKKLRFDMMMEKRDTGNTGVFRRYQNKIHRKFGF, encoded by the coding sequence ATGGATTATTATCACATCGTCGAAGAGAAGATTAAGCAGGCTTTAAAAAACGGGGAGTTCGACGATTTGCCCGGAAAAGGTAAACCTCTCCCGAAAGACGAGTTTGCCCACCTTCCGGAAGAATTGCGTAACGGGTATCGTATTTTAAAGAATGCCCATATGCTTCCTGAAGAAATGATGCTGAAAAAAGAGATGGTCGACCTTGAGGAATTACTGTCGGCAATCAACGATCCATCCCTTATTTCCCACTACACAAAGGAATGGAAAGAGAAGAAGCTGCGCTTCGATATGATGATGGAGAAGAGAGACACCGGGAATACCGGAGTTTTCCGAAGGTATCAAAACAAAATACACCGCAAGTTCGGTTTTTAG
- a CDS encoding SOS response-associated peptidase, which yields MCGRYTLLADESEIRKEFGITRPIPDYQIRYNIAPGQKVLAVIHDGSEKRAGYMKWGLVPSWAKDERIGYKMINARSETAHEKPSFQKLIQERRCLLLADSFYEWKQTEDGKQPMRISRKDGRVFAFAGLWDKWGKGDGDLFTCSILTKEADAFMNPIHHRMPVILSRETSQNWLDPHRWTKEQAQAFIQKVESADMEAYPVSDYVNKAGNEGEACIQPLA from the coding sequence ATGTGTGGAAGATACACGCTGCTGGCTGACGAGTCGGAGATCCGGAAAGAATTCGGAATTACTCGTCCGATTCCCGACTATCAGATAAGGTATAATATAGCACCCGGCCAGAAGGTGCTTGCGGTTATTCATGACGGTTCTGAAAAGCGGGCCGGATATATGAAATGGGGGCTCGTGCCTTCTTGGGCGAAGGATGAGAGAATCGGCTACAAGATGATCAATGCAAGGAGCGAAACAGCTCATGAGAAACCGAGTTTCCAGAAGCTGATCCAAGAGCGAAGGTGTCTCCTCCTTGCAGACAGCTTCTATGAGTGGAAACAGACGGAAGATGGGAAGCAGCCTATGCGCATTTCGAGGAAAGATGGACGCGTGTTTGCTTTTGCCGGTCTTTGGGATAAATGGGGAAAGGGGGATGGCGATCTTTTCACCTGTTCCATTTTGACGAAAGAAGCGGACGCTTTCATGAATCCAATTCATCATCGTATGCCTGTCATTCTTTCCAGAGAGACCAGCCAGAACTGGTTAGACCCTCATCGCTGGACGAAGGAACAGGCTCAGGCATTCATACAAAAGGTGGAAAGTGCAGATATGGAAGCCTACCCCGTCAGTGATTATGTGAATAAGGCAGGGAATGAAGGAGAAGCATGCATACAGCCGCTGGCATAA
- a CDS encoding alanine/glycine:cation symporter family protein, translating to MTILNDFLSNISGVVWGPVLLILLVGTGIYLTLRLGFLQFKSLPYALKLAFKPGQKKRKNEKGDISHYQALTTALAATIGTGNIAGVATAVVLGGPGAVFWMWITAVFGMATKYAEAVLAVKYRVEGKNGEMSGGPMYYLSRGLKMKWLGQPLGMLFAVFGAIAAFGIGNMVQSNSVSDVMQGTFNVPTWVTGIILTLLAGLVLLGGIKSIGKVTAFFVPVMALFYVIGALIILVLNYNLIIPAFETILTDAFTASAVGGGILGTVIRYGVARGVFSNEAGLGSAPIAAAAARTDYAGRQALVSMTQVFIDTIIVCTMTGLTIVMADQYTGGLDGADLTSASFAIFLGDVGSYIVAIGLVFFAFSTIVGWSYYGEKCFGYITGQRGIGIYKSVFVLFVLVGAVSQLDTVWIFADIMNGLMAFPNLIGLLLLSGVVVSETNKFLKVAKKERQQEKEAKQAG from the coding sequence ATGACCATTTTGAACGATTTTCTGAGCAATATCAGCGGAGTCGTATGGGGACCTGTCCTGTTGATTCTGTTGGTAGGTACAGGCATTTATTTGACCCTGCGTCTCGGTTTCCTGCAATTTAAGTCCCTGCCTTATGCATTGAAGCTAGCCTTCAAACCGGGACAGAAGAAGAGGAAGAATGAGAAAGGGGACATTTCTCATTACCAGGCATTGACTACAGCTCTGGCTGCTACGATCGGAACAGGTAACATCGCAGGAGTGGCGACAGCTGTCGTACTCGGAGGACCCGGAGCCGTATTCTGGATGTGGATCACAGCCGTGTTCGGAATGGCTACGAAATACGCCGAAGCTGTCCTTGCCGTTAAGTACCGCGTTGAAGGAAAGAACGGAGAAATGTCAGGAGGACCGATGTATTATCTCTCCCGCGGTCTGAAAATGAAGTGGCTTGGACAACCACTGGGCATGCTCTTTGCTGTATTCGGTGCGATTGCAGCTTTCGGTATCGGAAACATGGTACAGTCCAACTCCGTATCAGACGTTATGCAGGGAACCTTTAATGTACCGACATGGGTAACGGGAATCATATTAACTCTTTTGGCAGGACTAGTGCTTCTAGGTGGAATTAAGAGCATCGGTAAGGTCACCGCATTTTTCGTTCCAGTAATGGCTTTGTTTTATGTTATTGGTGCATTGATCATACTCGTACTCAATTACAATTTGATCATCCCGGCTTTCGAAACGATCCTGACAGACGCTTTCACTGCCAGCGCCGTCGGCGGAGGAATTCTGGGAACCGTCATCCGCTATGGTGTAGCGCGTGGTGTGTTCTCGAACGAAGCAGGACTTGGATCTGCACCAATCGCTGCCGCTGCAGCCAGAACCGATTATGCCGGACGGCAGGCATTGGTCTCTATGACTCAAGTTTTCATCGATACCATCATTGTATGTACCATGACGGGTTTGACGATCGTCATGGCTGATCAGTACACAGGAGGATTAGATGGAGCAGACCTGACCTCTGCATCCTTCGCTATCTTCCTTGGTGATGTCGGCTCCTACATTGTCGCTATCGGCCTTGTATTCTTCGCTTTCTCCACCATCGTCGGTTGGTCCTACTACGGGGAGAAGTGCTTCGGCTACATTACAGGGCAGCGGGGAATAGGTATCTACAAATCCGTCTTCGTCCTGTTTGTTTTAGTCGGTGCAGTCTCCCAGCTCGACACGGTGTGGATTTTTGCAGATATTATGAACGGTCTAATGGCTTTCCCTAACTTAATCGGCCTTCTCCTTCTTTCCGGGGTCGTCGTCTCAGAAACGAACAAATTCCTGAAAGTTGCTAAGAAAGAACGACAGCAGGAAAAAGAAGCGAAACAGGCAGGATAA
- a CDS encoding low molecular weight protein-tyrosine-phosphatase: MIHVLFVCLGNICRSPMAEAVFRDLVKREKLEGKITVDSAGIGHWHVGSSPHEGTRQILSSKNISYDGIQARQVKEADWDDFDYIIAMDDKNMKDLNAIRVKNDVTIRKLMDYVPDAKEEEVPDPYFTGNFEYVYELVYDGCLRLLQDIKQKNNL; this comes from the coding sequence ATGATACATGTATTATTCGTTTGTTTAGGGAACATCTGTCGTTCACCGATGGCTGAAGCCGTCTTCAGGGATTTGGTCAAGAGAGAAAAACTGGAGGGGAAGATCACAGTCGATTCTGCCGGAATTGGTCATTGGCATGTCGGCTCGTCCCCTCATGAGGGAACAAGACAAATTTTGAGCAGTAAAAATATTTCTTATGACGGCATACAGGCGCGTCAAGTGAAAGAAGCGGACTGGGACGATTTCGATTATATAATCGCAATGGACGATAAGAATATGAAAGATTTAAACGCGATTCGAGTGAAAAACGACGTGACAATCAGGAAGTTGATGGATTATGTACCGGATGCAAAGGAAGAAGAGGTGCCGGATCCATACTTCACAGGTAATTTTGAATACGTTTATGAACTCGTGTACGATGGGTGCCTGCGTCTCCTGCAAGACATTAAGCAGAAAAATAACCTGTAA
- a CDS encoding YtxH domain-containing protein gives MSRSNLWKGLVYGAVAGGVIALLDKDTRSYTMEQTRDAGRKCRSYVKHPSEAIHNLRMCYEGFSAQVNKGVEDLLELIQKAESMLNKVGELNREVKEQLEAVDKPEEAS, from the coding sequence ATGAGTCGAAGTAATTTGTGGAAAGGCCTGGTGTACGGGGCTGTGGCTGGAGGGGTCATTGCTCTTCTGGATAAAGATACGAGGAGTTATACGATGGAGCAGACGCGTGATGCCGGAAGGAAATGTCGTTCTTATGTGAAGCACCCGTCGGAAGCCATCCACAATCTACGTATGTGTTATGAGGGGTTCTCTGCGCAAGTGAACAAAGGGGTGGAAGATCTCCTTGAATTAATTCAGAAAGCGGAGAGTATGCTTAATAAAGTAGGTGAACTCAACCGGGAAGTGAAGGAACAGCTGGAAGCTGTCGATAAACCGGAAGAGGCTTCTTAA
- a CDS encoding YihY/virulence factor BrkB family protein: protein MKSIMSFIKELFVRFGEDDVGGMSAQLAYFFLLSLFPFMIFLVTLLGYLHIDEERVLAFVSTYAPPDTFQMITENVSSLLRTENGSLLSIGLIGTLWAASNGVNAIMRAFNRAYGVEENRTFFISRVLAIVLTIAMVFVIAIAFLLPVLGHMIGAQLFSFFGLSEGFLTVWNGLRWVISSIIFFLVLSFLYLTAPSKRLKYKDTIGGTLFATFGWQLVSLLFSFYVSNLGNFSATYGSLGGVIVLMIWFYLSGLVIILGGEINAMTHKRRHSRTAE from the coding sequence GTGAAAAGCATCATGAGTTTCATCAAAGAATTGTTTGTCCGTTTCGGCGAGGATGATGTAGGAGGGATGTCGGCACAGCTGGCCTATTTCTTTTTATTATCCTTGTTTCCGTTTATGATTTTCCTGGTGACTTTATTAGGGTATCTTCATATTGATGAAGAGAGGGTTCTTGCGTTTGTCAGCACGTATGCGCCTCCGGACACCTTTCAAATGATCACCGAGAATGTTTCCTCCTTGCTCCGTACCGAAAATGGAAGCCTTTTGTCCATTGGTTTGATCGGTACGCTGTGGGCGGCTTCCAACGGTGTGAATGCTATCATGAGAGCGTTCAACAGGGCTTACGGGGTCGAAGAGAACAGGACGTTCTTCATTTCGAGGGTCCTTGCTATTGTATTGACGATCGCTATGGTATTCGTCATAGCTATTGCGTTCCTGCTTCCGGTGCTTGGGCATATGATCGGAGCTCAGCTGTTCTCTTTCTTTGGATTGTCGGAAGGTTTTCTGACAGTTTGGAATGGTCTTCGATGGGTGATTTCCTCCATCATTTTTTTCCTGGTGCTTTCTTTCCTGTATCTTACAGCGCCCAGTAAGCGGTTGAAGTATAAAGATACAATCGGTGGGACGCTGTTTGCTACATTCGGATGGCAGCTTGTATCGCTATTATTTTCCTTTTATGTAAGTAATTTAGGTAATTTTTCGGCAACATATGGAAGTCTCGGTGGGGTCATCGTACTAATGATATGGTTTTATTTATCCGGTCTTGTGATTATTCTCGGCGGAGAAATTAATGCGATGACTCACAAGCGGAGACACAGCCGCACGGCTGAATAA
- a CDS encoding heavy metal translocating P-type ATPase: MNLSGTLKHSLLSSNRGKHWKDHSELAAAILSGLLVLFAWYGESHWDPPIYIGIYLAAFLIGGYAKAKEGITETLKERELNVELLMILAAVGSASIGYWMEGAILIFIFSLSGALETYTMNKSQKELSSLMSLQPTQALLVTNTGYEWTDVSTLHIGDRILVKPGERVPADGVITRGASSIDESAITGEAAPIYKQTDGEVYAGTMNMEASIVVHVTKKANDTLFQKIFHMVQHAQSERPPSQLFIERFESLYVKGVLAAVSVMLFLPHFLFGWTWMETIYRAMILLVVASPCALVASIMPATLSAITHGARNGILYKGGVHLEHLAHIRAVAFDKTGTLTKGKPSVTEFIVENEKDKQTCLAVAASLEEHSNHPLAESIMNYAEQHKVNTVPIESVQNHSGYGLEGTYDGDTWLLGKAEFVGREEAAAFKSQHEVDFESDGKTVIFLKKNQKIVALFAAKDTVREISKKAVRMLKDQGIYTLMLTGDNSKTAKAIAEEAGIDQYIAECLPDQKLKEINELKKRFPHVAMVGDGINDAPALAAADVGIAMGEGTDVALETSDVVLMKNDLRKITQSIHLSKRMNRIIKQNVIFSILVITLLIISNFLQFLDLPLGVIGHEGSTILVILNGLRLLRN, translated from the coding sequence TTGAATCTATCCGGAACATTAAAGCATTCCCTGCTATCTTCTAACCGGGGGAAACATTGGAAAGACCATTCCGAACTGGCGGCAGCAATACTCAGCGGTCTGCTTGTTCTATTCGCCTGGTACGGGGAGTCGCACTGGGATCCTCCTATTTACATAGGAATCTATCTGGCGGCTTTTCTAATCGGAGGATACGCAAAAGCGAAAGAAGGAATAACAGAAACGCTGAAAGAACGTGAATTAAATGTCGAGCTCCTCATGATTCTGGCAGCCGTCGGCTCCGCGTCCATCGGTTATTGGATGGAAGGAGCCATATTGATCTTTATTTTCTCTTTAAGCGGGGCCCTGGAGACTTATACGATGAACAAAAGCCAGAAAGAGCTGTCTTCCTTGATGAGCCTCCAGCCCACACAGGCACTGCTGGTCACTAATACAGGCTATGAATGGACCGATGTATCCACACTGCACATCGGTGACCGTATTCTTGTAAAACCAGGAGAACGTGTTCCTGCAGATGGAGTCATTACCCGAGGAGCATCCTCGATTGACGAAAGTGCCATAACAGGAGAGGCCGCTCCCATTTATAAACAAACGGATGGAGAAGTATATGCAGGAACCATGAACATGGAGGCAAGCATCGTCGTCCATGTAACGAAAAAAGCGAACGATACTCTCTTTCAGAAGATCTTTCATATGGTTCAGCATGCTCAGAGCGAAAGGCCACCATCCCAACTGTTTATCGAACGTTTCGAAAGCCTCTATGTCAAAGGCGTCCTGGCTGCTGTCAGCGTGATGCTCTTCCTCCCCCACTTTCTTTTTGGGTGGACCTGGATGGAGACAATCTACCGGGCGATGATTCTTCTTGTCGTTGCATCCCCTTGTGCTTTAGTGGCATCCATCATGCCCGCCACTCTATCCGCCATCACTCATGGTGCACGGAACGGCATCCTTTATAAAGGAGGTGTCCACCTTGAACACCTGGCACATATTCGGGCAGTAGCGTTCGACAAAACGGGGACACTGACAAAAGGAAAGCCATCCGTTACGGAATTCATTGTGGAAAATGAAAAGGATAAACAAACCTGCTTAGCTGTCGCTGCTTCTCTCGAGGAGCATTCCAATCATCCACTTGCCGAGTCAATCATGAATTATGCAGAACAGCACAAGGTGAACACTGTTCCCATTGAAAGCGTGCAGAATCACAGTGGATACGGACTTGAAGGTACGTATGATGGAGACACTTGGTTATTAGGAAAAGCGGAATTTGTAGGAAGAGAGGAAGCAGCAGCCTTCAAATCGCAACATGAAGTAGATTTCGAGTCCGACGGGAAGACCGTCATTTTCCTCAAAAAAAATCAGAAGATCGTCGCCCTTTTCGCCGCGAAGGATACGGTACGCGAAATATCCAAGAAAGCCGTACGAATGCTGAAAGATCAGGGCATATATACCCTGATGCTCACTGGGGACAATTCAAAAACAGCGAAAGCAATCGCAGAGGAAGCAGGAATAGATCAATACATTGCGGAGTGCCTGCCGGATCAGAAGCTCAAAGAAATCAATGAGCTCAAAAAACGTTTCCCGCATGTGGCCATGGTCGGTGATGGAATTAATGACGCTCCTGCTCTGGCGGCCGCTGATGTAGGTATCGCCATGGGAGAAGGAACGGATGTAGCATTGGAAACCTCAGACGTCGTCCTGATGAAAAATGACTTGAGAAAGATTACGCAATCCATCCATTTGTCTAAACGTATGAATCGGATCATCAAACAAAATGTCATCTTCTCCATTCTGGTCATCACACTGCTCATTATCAGCAATTTCCTGCAGTTTCTTGACCTTCCACTTGGAGTGATCGGTCACGAGGGAAGCACCATTCTCGTCATCTTGAACGGCCTCAGACTTTTAAGAAACTAA
- a CDS encoding transporter substrate-binding domain-containing protein, translating into MRKRVLFILMLVMSFLLAACGSEEESADKWSEITDKGEIVVGTSGTLYPASYYPEGSDELTGYDVEVMKEVADRLGLEVKFEEFGVDGLTAAIESGRVDAVINDMEVTKERQKKFDFSEPYKYSYSTMIVRESDMSGIETLDDLEGKVHGGGATTVFAQIAEHFGAETKTYGNVANDVYLRDVENGNTDFIINDYYLQSLALEALPDIKVQLHPDLKFYPTNSAIVLPKDAGDMKEEVDAVLQEMREDGTLTEISEEFFGGQDASKKPDEDIQEIEGLDI; encoded by the coding sequence ATGCGTAAACGTGTCTTATTTATACTTATGCTTGTCATGTCATTCCTCCTTGCTGCTTGTGGATCAGAGGAAGAATCCGCAGATAAATGGAGCGAAATCACAGATAAAGGGGAAATTGTTGTAGGAACATCAGGAACGCTTTATCCTGCTTCTTATTATCCGGAAGGTTCTGATGAGCTGACAGGGTATGACGTGGAGGTAATGAAGGAAGTAGCAGACCGCCTCGGTCTGGAAGTGAAGTTCGAGGAATTCGGAGTAGACGGGCTTACGGCAGCCATTGAGAGCGGTCGTGTAGATGCTGTCATTAATGATATGGAAGTGACAAAGGAACGTCAGAAGAAATTTGACTTCAGTGAGCCGTATAAATATTCTTATTCCACTATGATTGTCCGTGAGTCGGATATGTCAGGCATTGAGACGCTTGATGATCTGGAAGGAAAAGTACATGGTGGTGGAGCCACGACAGTATTTGCTCAAATTGCAGAACACTTCGGCGCGGAAACGAAGACATATGGAAATGTTGCAAACGATGTATATCTTCGTGATGTGGAGAACGGTAACACAGACTTCATTATCAATGACTACTATCTGCAGTCTCTTGCACTTGAAGCGCTGCCGGACATCAAAGTCCAGCTGCATCCTGATTTGAAATTCTATCCCACCAATTCTGCCATCGTCCTTCCGAAAGATGCAGGAGATATGAAGGAAGAAGTAGATGCGGTTCTTCAGGAAATGCGGGAAGACGGCACTCTGACGGAGATTTCAGAGGAATTCTTCGGCGGGCAGGATGCTTCCAAGAAACCGGATGAAGATATTCAGGAAATCGAAGGATTGGATATTTAA